TCGTCTTCCTGAGCGTGATACACAAACGACCTGGCATCTGGGAGCTGCCAGGGCTGATCCTGCACGCCCGGCGCATTCGTGAGCTGGCGCGTGTTTCCATCAGCGTCGCGCTGATACACATGAAACGTCTGCTCTTTCATCTGTTGAAAATACAGCAGCATCTGCAGGTCGGTGGTGGCAACACTCGGACCATGACAGGCCTGGGAAGACTCTACCAGCAGCGTGATGGTTCCGTCCGGCAGGTTGCAGCGCCAGAGAGCCGGTCGTCCGCTCCGATCACTGACGAAGGCGAAGTCGTTCAGATCGAAGAAAGCTGGACGCCCGGTGGCATTAGTGCCTGACAGGTTGCAGAGCGTCAGCTCGGTCAGCCCCGTACCGTTCGCCAACACTTGATACAGACTCCGCGTTCCCGCTAACAGGCGCTCGAAGACCACCGCCGAACTGTCCGGCGTCCAGTTCGGGCGCACATCCACGCCCGGTCCGGAGGTCAGTTGGACAGCGGGGCCAAAGGTGAACGAAGACATGGATCAAGCTTAGCGTCAAGGGCTGCTGCAGGGTTGGGTGCCTTTCATCAAGCCCCGGTTGTGTTGCCTTAACTTGCCCCACGGCAGATGGAGGGCAGGGTGGCCTCTGAATCTCAGGCCACCCTGCCGCGACAGTTCACTACGTCTGGAACGCTCGTTGCTGATTGCTTCTTCTCAGCGCGGCACAAACACTGGTACAGGAATGACGATAGAGATTGGGAATGCGGACATGCAAACCCAAGAACTCTTGAGTGCGTTTTCTTCGTCTGAACCTCTGCTGACTGCGCTCTTGTCGCCGTGTGGATCCATGTTCCTGCTCGATGATGTTGTTCCAGCGTGCCGTAAAGATGACGTGCTGATGATCGACGGCAGTCTAGACTCTGGAGCTGATCCGTGTGATCACCACTAGTGGTCTGATTCAGAAGAACGTTGGGATGAGCGGGCGTAGCATGAGGGCGGAGGTGGCAGATGCATCGCGGCCGTCAATCTCCCGTTCCCATCTTGAGCGACGACGAGCGCCGAGTCTTGAACGATTTGGTCCGACGTCGCCAAACCCCGAGGGGTTTGGCGACCCGTGCGAAGGTGATTCTGCTAAGCGCAGATCATCCGGAGTGGACGCTCGCGGAGATTAGTGCGCACGTCGGCCTGTGTGACGACACGGTCGGCACCTGGCGCAAACGCTTCGTGGCCCAGCGGTTGGAGGGATTGAGGGATGCGCCTAAATCGGGTGCGCCACGAACGATCCAGGACGAGGCCGTCAAGCGGGTCGTGCGTCTCACGCTGGACACCTTGCCAGAGGGCGAGACCCAGTGGAGTACGCGTGGCATGGCCCAGGTCAGTGGGATGACGCAAAGTGCGGTGCATCGCATCTGGCGGGTGTTCGGACTGAGACCCCATCTGGTGTCGTCGTTCACGCTCTCAAAGGATCCGCTGCTGATCGAAAAAGTACGGGACATTGTTGGGTTGTACCTTGCCCCACCAGACCGTGCGCTGGTGCTATGTATCGATGAGAAGCCACAGATTCAAGCCCTCGAGCGCGGCAGCGCGACGTTTCCGATGCTGCCTGGGCAGCCGGAGGCAACGGGACCCACGTATATCCGTCATGGCACCACGACCCTGATCGCGGCATTGAATGCGAAGGTCGGAAGCGTGATTGGGCAGTGTTACCCGCAGCATCGGGCTGAAGAGTTCCGAGCGTTCCTTGATGTAGTGCATGCTCAAGTCCCACAGGGACTTGAGGTTCATATCATCCTGGACAATTACATTACCCACAAGACCAAAACCATCCAGAACTGGTTGCTGGCCCATCCGAACGTGCATTTCCATTTCACGCCAACCAGCAGCTCTTGGCTCAATCTGGTCGAGTCGTGGTTTTCCCTGCTGAGCCGCAAGCGTCTTCAGCGGGGCAATTTCACCTCGAAAGATGAGCTAGAGCAGGCCATCGAGGCCTTCATTTCCCGGACGAACGACGCGCCAAAGCCATTCGTTTGGACACGCTCTGCCGACGACATTCTGGCGAATATCAAGCGCTTCTGTGAGCGTCATCTCCCCCTAGACAATTCCCAGGGTTCTTCCGAATCAGACCACTAGACGCGTCACGCGGTGACGTTGCTGACTGCCCTGGTTGCTCCTGACTCGTCATGGATCTTCCTCGGTTAGCCCTGGAGTTCTTTGAGGATTCTTGCGGTGAGTTCGACGTGTTCGGTGAATTGGTTGAGCGCCAGCGTGGCCAGATGACGGCCCTGCTGTTCGGCGAAGGTCGGCTCGTTCGGCGTGGTGTTCCTCAGGTACGCCGTGGCCAGACCCTGCAGGAAAACATGATTGTCATGCTGCGCGGTGATGTAGACGACATCGAAGTCGTGTCCTGGGGGGTGTCCCGAATGGTAGCGAGCGTGGCTTTGGCCTTGGCATCCATCGGCGACATCGGGGTCTTAAGTTCCTTCAAGACGGTCGTGACGGCGATAGCCTCACGCAGCTCGAAGCCAGCAAATTCCTTGGCGTCGGCCTGCATCGCCTTTTGCACCGCGATCTGACTGGTCAGAAGCGAGAGGGTGGCCGGGCCGATCACGCCCATCCGGAAGTCTTTCTCCGTCATCCCCATCTTCATCGGGGCACCCGCACCTCCCGCGTTCGCGGCGCCGCTCAGGCCCAGCAGCCCCACCCCCATGCCTGCCGCTGTCAACCTGGTCAGGAAGGCTCGGCGCTCATTCGTCTCAGCACTTGTCTTCGCTTCAAGTTCGTTCATGCTGTCTTCTCCTTGGTCATCTGGTGTCGTCACAGGTGATGAGAAACGGTCGGTCAGACAAATCAGTGAAAGGGGAATCCGCGTGCAGCGCTCTTCTCCCTCAGTTGGGCTGAAGAGTCACGGTCATTCAGCCGTTGCTGGACAAGGACCTGAACGCTTCCGGTGCTCGTTCCAGCGGTCACTGGTGAGAAATCAGGATCAACAGCGTGGCGTGCTCAGCGGTGACATACAACTGTCCAGGTTAGCGAACCGTCCTGGCCCAGTCGATGATGGCGGCGTTTGCCGCGCTGGCCTTCTCGTAAATGGCGGCGTGGGCCGCTCCAGGGATGATCACCAGCTTGGAGTCGGCGATGTTCTGCTGCAGCTTCATGCTGAATTCGGGCGGATACACCGTGTCTTCCTGTCCCTCCAGAATCAGGGTCGGCACCCGGATGGTTTTCAAGGTCGGGAGAGAGTCCGGGCGGTTGGCCAGCACCATCGCGCCTGCCACGTCACCCGCGACGCTCGCTTGGCTCACGATGGCCGTCAGGGCCTTGGCGTCGCCCGGTCTGTTCATCCGGGTCTGACCGGTCAGCATGTCCTTGAGCAACTCCGGGGCGAGTGACTGCGGGCCGTACATCGTGGCCTTCTGCGCCATGCCCTTCCAGATATGCTGTTCGACGATGCCGGCTGTGTTGGCGAGGGTGTCAATCAGGATCATACCGGAGAAGCGTTCGGGCGCTTCGCGGTACATCTCGAAGACGATCGGGCCGCCCATGCTCATCCCGCCGATGATCGCCTTGGGCACTTGCAGCTTGTCCATGACTGCGAGGGCGTCTTTGGCGTAGGTCTGCAGGTCGCCGGGTGCGTCAGCGGGCGCGGTGCTCATCCCATAGCCTCGATGGTCGATGGTGATCACCCGGTACCCGGCGTTGGCGAGGACGTCACGGTTGCGGGCGAACAGTTCTCCAGAGAGCGGATAGCCGTGCAGCAGCAGCATGGGGGTACCGTTGCCGACGGAGACATAGTGAATCTGGGCGCCGTTGATATCCAGCATCCCTTCCTGCCGACCGGGACTGCTGCCTGCGGAAGCGGCCGTGGAGAGAAGGGCGAGTGACAGCATCACAACTTGTTTTTGCAGGGTGGGCATCTTGGGTTCCTCCGTGAGGATACGAGAGTAAAAATGGGTTTCAGCGGCTTGGTTAGATTTCCAACTAAGCCTAACCGCGAGAGCCATCACCAACATCCGGTCACGCTTCATGTCATCTTGTGACCCGTGGAACGGGGTCAGAGGGCATCGACGAAACGAGACGAGATCGTGGCGGCGGCGTTAGGGCTCTACCGTACCTTCGGTGTCGGTGGCACCACACTCAAAGACGTCTCCGACGCGTCACGAGTTCCACTCGGCAACTTGTATTACTACTTCAAGACCCGCAGTCGACTGGTGCTGGCTGTCCTGGACAAATGCGAACATGAATTGCAGACTCTGTTGAAGCGGCTTTCGGTGCTGAGTCCTGCCGCGTGGCTGGCCGCTTACTTCGAGTGGCTCCTTGCCGATCCGGCGACGGCTGCCCGTTTCGGCTGTCCCTTTGGCGCCCTGGCCCTGGAGTTGCGCGCCTTGAGTGATCCGGCTGCGGAACGGGCTGCCGAAATCGTGGAGACCTACTTCAGGGCTGTGAGCGCTCAGATCAGTGCGCTCGGCCTCGCCCCAGCCTTCGCTGACGATCTGTTTACTGCTGTTCAGGGCAGTTACGCGGTCGCGCGGGTTAGAGGCGACGCAGCGTTCTTCCAGGCCAGCATTCAGCGCCTGCGTGACCGTACCCTGCACGCCATCGGAGCGACCTGAGAAAGCTGGGCGTCTACCGAGGAAGGAGGGTCGCCTGGCGTGCAGTGACATTGACGCAGCCCTATCAAACGGTGAAGCTCTGCGAACACCGGTGACAGGTGGATGCAGATCTCAAGAGCGCCTCCTGGTGCTGAATTGCGTTTGCAGCCGATCCAACTGAAACGCTGCCACCTGCACCTGCACCGCCCACTGTGGCTCCCGCGCCGCACGGCGTTGGAGTCGATGCAGGCACCCATGCTGCCAGAGAATCTGCACCATCAAGACCACCCGCCTCATGACACCGCTCGCGCAAGCGCCCCGTCTAGGTGGAGAGGACTGGGGACGGACCGGGGCCGCCACAAATCGCCGCGCTCCGCTTCAAAGCGAGCGACTTTGTTCCACAGTGCTCGCGGGACATACCCAGGCCAGAACACCGCCAGGCCCATGAGGTTCTCCATCACCATGACTGGGAGCTGGTGCGGCACATTCAGCAGCAGCCCCAACCCCGCCGCGCGCAGACCCGGCAGCAGTCCAGCGCTCATCAGCACTTCACTGGCACGGG
The Deinococcus sp. KNUC1210 genome window above contains:
- a CDS encoding IS630 family transposase; the encoded protein is MHRGRQSPVPILSDDERRVLNDLVRRRQTPRGLATRAKVILLSADHPEWTLAEISAHVGLCDDTVGTWRKRFVAQRLEGLRDAPKSGAPRTIQDEAVKRVVRLTLDTLPEGETQWSTRGMAQVSGMTQSAVHRIWRVFGLRPHLVSSFTLSKDPLLIEKVRDIVGLYLAPPDRALVLCIDEKPQIQALERGSATFPMLPGQPEATGPTYIRHGTTTLIAALNAKVGSVIGQCYPQHRAEEFRAFLDVVHAQVPQGLEVHIILDNYITHKTKTIQNWLLAHPNVHFHFTPTSSSWLNLVESWFSLLSRKRLQRGNFTSKDELEQAIEAFISRTNDAPKPFVWTRSADDILANIKRFCERHLPLDNSQGSSESDH
- a CDS encoding alpha/beta fold hydrolase; translated protein: MPTLQKQVVMLSLALLSTAASAGSSPGRQEGMLDINGAQIHYVSVGNGTPMLLLHGYPLSGELFARNRDVLANAGYRVITIDHRGYGMSTAPADAPGDLQTYAKDALAVMDKLQVPKAIIGGMSMGGPIVFEMYREAPERFSGMILIDTLANTAGIVEQHIWKGMAQKATMYGPQSLAPELLKDMLTGQTRMNRPGDAKALTAIVSQASVAGDVAGAMVLANRPDSLPTLKTIRVPTLILEGQEDTVYPPEFSMKLQQNIADSKLVIIPGAAHAAIYEKASAANAAIIDWARTVR
- a CDS encoding TetR/AcrR family transcriptional regulator; its protein translation is MERGQRASTKRDEIVAAALGLYRTFGVGGTTLKDVSDASRVPLGNLYYYFKTRSRLVLAVLDKCEHELQTLLKRLSVLSPAAWLAAYFEWLLADPATAARFGCPFGALALELRALSDPAAERAAEIVETYFRAVSAQISALGLAPAFADDLFTAVQGSYAVARVRGDAAFFQASIQRLRDRTLHAIGAT